A genomic stretch from Phycisphaerae bacterium includes:
- a CDS encoding radical SAM protein, which translates to MSSTLQIIHRAGIDKLAEVIQHANSPTCPKGMLEINPAFGCEFRCAYCGIYALEKEYFGEVIVYDDYPDYLDEWLTKNHAAIDDYYFYFSAKTDCFQPALIESGITLRILRILKKHGARYFLVTKGGLPPQDIRDALVDARDLNQVIISATMPSEDWRQLLEPDAAPLDDRLALARFCIEQGIFVTASCCPVLPIGDLAYLKDILRRCVAAGVMHFYFDCARLSREAVLNLSDLLPEHRDEFERRYFTNEAQVTRWPMPHRNLTIDKFQPSLPYMLSAFQTLADYVREAAPEATVSVCNHFVTAKWLPGFNAGARAKCISCIGHRFATIGHSSCPT; encoded by the coding sequence ATGTCCTCGACGCTTCAGATCATCCATCGCGCCGGCATCGACAAACTCGCCGAGGTCATCCAGCACGCCAACAGCCCCACCTGCCCGAAGGGGATGCTCGAGATCAATCCGGCGTTCGGCTGTGAGTTCCGCTGCGCGTACTGCGGAATCTATGCCCTCGAGAAGGAATACTTCGGCGAGGTGATTGTCTACGACGACTATCCGGACTATCTCGATGAATGGCTTACGAAAAACCATGCCGCGATCGACGACTACTACTTCTATTTTTCCGCCAAAACGGATTGCTTCCAGCCGGCGCTGATCGAGAGCGGGATCACGCTGCGAATACTCAGAATTCTTAAGAAACACGGGGCGCGGTATTTCCTGGTCACGAAAGGGGGGTTGCCGCCGCAAGATATTCGTGATGCGCTGGTGGATGCGCGCGACCTCAATCAGGTCATCATCAGCGCCACCATGCCGAGCGAAGATTGGAGGCAGCTCCTTGAACCAGATGCCGCGCCGCTTGACGACCGACTGGCGCTGGCGCGATTCTGCATTGAGCAGGGCATTTTCGTGACGGCGAGCTGCTGTCCTGTCCTGCCGATCGGCGATTTGGCCTACCTGAAGGACATCCTGCGGCGTTGCGTCGCCGCGGGGGTGATGCATTTTTACTTTGATTGTGCCCGACTTTCCCGGGAGGCCGTGCTCAATCTCAGCGACTTGCTTCCCGAGCACCGCGACGAATTCGAGCGCCGCTATTTCACCAACGAGGCGCAGGTCACACGCTGGCCTATGCCGCATCGGAACTTGACGATCGACAAGTTCCAGCCGTCGTTGCCGTACATGCTGAGCGCGTTCCAAACCCTTGCGGACTACGTGCGCGAAGCAGCGCCGGAGGCGACCGTAAGCGTGTGCAATCACTTCGTCACGGCGAAGTGGCTTCCGGGTTTTAACGCCGGGGCGCGGGCGAAGTGCATCTCCTGTATCGGACATCGGTTCGCCACGATCGGGCATTCATCGTGCCCGACGTAG
- a CDS encoding DUF2007 domain-containing protein: MEYRSLGTRRIQQRVSVDYNFPMTRVASADNPLHARILVSLLEDEGIKACVQGEALWGARGELPFDTVPTIWVLHDEDVERAVRLIGEKEGKPNPASCSKCGYDLRGLDRARCPECGTPFRVTGEWICPCGEQMGTQFEACWKCRRPQEDAVRVIAAQARSSAASGEGADTLANPACLVCRGAGRVRRRWIPMFLVAYASMAVGAALFEFGFGRFQTLQDKYWNLGKMFLIVIVLLGLAVITRWRKCPCTLRTDSLD; encoded by the coding sequence ATGGAATATCGGTCCCTCGGCACCCGCCGCATTCAGCAACGCGTGTCGGTCGATTACAATTTCCCCATGACGCGCGTCGCCTCCGCAGATAACCCTTTGCACGCCCGCATCCTCGTCTCGCTGTTGGAGGACGAAGGCATCAAAGCCTGTGTGCAGGGCGAGGCGCTCTGGGGCGCGCGCGGTGAACTTCCTTTCGATACCGTGCCGACGATCTGGGTTCTGCACGACGAAGATGTCGAAAGGGCCGTTCGGCTCATCGGTGAAAAGGAGGGAAAACCCAATCCGGCGTCATGTTCCAAGTGCGGCTACGACCTGCGCGGACTCGACCGAGCGCGTTGCCCCGAGTGCGGCACGCCCTTCCGCGTGACAGGCGAATGGATCTGTCCCTGCGGCGAGCAGATGGGTACGCAGTTCGAGGCATGTTGGAAATGTCGCAGACCTCAGGAAGACGCGGTACGAGTCATTGCGGCGCAAGCGCGATCAAGCGCGGCGAGCGGAGAGGGAGCGGACACGCTTGCGAACCCCGCGTGCCTCGTATGTAGGGGCGCAGGGCGCGTCCGCCGCCGCTGGATCCCGATGTTCCTGGTAGCCTACGCCTCGATGGCCGTTGGCGCGGCCCTCTTTGAGTTCGGCTTTGGGCGTTTCCAGACTTTGCAGGACAAGTACTGGAACTTGGGCAAGATGTTTCTCATTGTAATTGTTCTCCTCGGCCTCGCGGTCATCACTCGCTGGCGAAAATGCCCGTGCACGCTGCGAACAGACTCGCTTGATTAG
- a CDS encoding DUF2007 domain-containing protein produces the protein MEHPMVRVAQPADPLEAQHLLGVLEEHGIRAVVQGEALWAARGELPFGPESAPSLWVTDEADAERARQILANHKSLRQRTYCARCGHELRGEGETRCPTCDTPIRMAATWACPNCREEIETQFTNCWNCGRQRGDTAASTRRDDRGPVTESAPPCARCGGKGYVERQLMPAILLACGLFLGFAALHNAFGHTSLGGFRIDAFLPRTFYALVAVLCLYFARRLHRTACPCRDE, from the coding sequence TTGGAACATCCCATGGTCCGCGTCGCCCAACCCGCCGATCCGCTCGAGGCCCAGCACCTCCTCGGCGTCCTGGAAGAGCACGGCATCCGCGCGGTCGTGCAGGGCGAGGCCCTTTGGGCCGCGCGCGGCGAACTTCCCTTCGGACCCGAATCCGCGCCTTCGCTCTGGGTGACCGACGAAGCAGACGCCGAGCGCGCCCGGCAAATCCTCGCCAACCACAAGTCATTGCGGCAGCGTACATATTGTGCGCGGTGCGGACACGAGCTTCGGGGCGAGGGCGAAACGAGATGTCCGACTTGTGACACGCCGATTCGCATGGCGGCGACATGGGCCTGCCCGAATTGCCGCGAAGAGATCGAGACGCAGTTCACGAATTGCTGGAACTGTGGGAGGCAGCGTGGCGACACGGCGGCATCAACTCGTCGCGACGATCGGGGGCCGGTCACGGAGTCGGCGCCGCCCTGCGCCCGATGCGGCGGCAAGGGCTACGTCGAACGGCAGCTCATGCCCGCGATCCTCCTCGCCTGCGGTCTCTTCCTGGGGTTCGCCGCCCTGCACAACGCGTTCGGGCACACGTCGCTCGGCGGATTTCGGATCGATGCCTTCCTGCCCCGTACCTTTTACGCCCTCGTTGCTGTCCTGTGCCTCTACTTCGCCCGACGCCTCCACCGCACGGCTTGCCCCTGCCGCGACGAATGA
- the dnaK gene encoding molecular chaperone DnaK, giving the protein MSKIIGIDLGTTNSVVAVMEGGQPKVLTNAMGARTTPSVVGFTDKGERLVGQIAKHQQVTNPRNTVFSIKRFMGRRHSEVSSEEKLVPYEVVGGAEELVKVKVREKEFTPPEVSAMVLQDLKKTAEDYLGEKVTAAVITVPAYFNDSQRKATQEAGIIAGFDVKRVLPEPTAAALAYGMDKKKGGKIAVFDLGGGTFDISILDVGEGVFETLSINGDTHLGGDDYDQVMIDYVAEEFRKQYGVDLRKDPMAHQRLKEGCEKAKCELSTSMESTINLPFITADASGPKHLNQTITRAKFEQITERLTERCRGPVLKALSDAKLSPKDIQECILVGGSTRMPAVQKLCQEIFGKEPNKSVNPDEAVGIGAAIQAGIIGGDVKDILVLDVTPLSLGVETLGGVMTTMIPRNTTIPTSKKEVYSTAADSQSEVTIHVLQGERQMAVDNRTLGRFNLAGIPPAPRGVPQIEVTFDIDANGILHVSAKDLGTGKEQKIKIEGSSGLSDAEVEKMRKEAEAHADEDKKKRELIDAKNQADQVVYQTEKTLKEHGDKVPADERGKVELAVSNLKDRMKSDDGPAIKKAIENVMTASQALGKIIYEEAAKAGGGASGPVPGGPGASPGGPGPSPSGKKDDDVIDAEFEVKK; this is encoded by the coding sequence ATGTCCAAGATCATCGGAATCGACCTGGGAACGACGAACTCGGTCGTGGCGGTCATGGAAGGCGGGCAGCCCAAGGTGCTGACCAACGCCATGGGCGCGCGGACCACGCCGTCGGTCGTCGGCTTCACGGATAAAGGCGAGCGGCTCGTCGGCCAGATCGCCAAGCACCAGCAGGTAACCAACCCGCGCAACACCGTCTTTTCCATCAAGCGCTTCATGGGCCGGCGGCACAGCGAAGTCAGCTCGGAAGAGAAGCTCGTGCCCTACGAGGTCGTCGGCGGCGCGGAGGAACTCGTCAAGGTCAAGGTCCGCGAGAAGGAATTCACCCCGCCGGAAGTCTCCGCGATGGTCCTTCAGGACCTCAAGAAGACTGCGGAGGATTACCTCGGCGAAAAAGTGACCGCGGCGGTCATCACCGTCCCGGCCTACTTCAACGACTCGCAGCGCAAGGCGACGCAGGAAGCGGGCATCATCGCCGGCTTCGACGTGAAGCGCGTCCTCCCCGAGCCGACGGCCGCGGCACTCGCCTACGGCATGGACAAGAAAAAGGGCGGCAAGATCGCCGTCTTCGACCTCGGCGGCGGTACCTTCGACATCTCCATCCTCGACGTCGGCGAAGGCGTCTTCGAGACGCTCTCCATCAACGGCGACACGCACCTCGGCGGCGACGACTACGACCAGGTGATGATCGACTACGTCGCCGAGGAGTTCCGCAAGCAGTACGGTGTCGATCTCCGCAAGGACCCCATGGCCCACCAGCGCCTCAAGGAAGGCTGCGAGAAGGCCAAGTGCGAGCTGTCCACGTCGATGGAGTCGACCATTAACCTCCCATTCATCACCGCCGACGCCAGCGGCCCCAAGCACTTGAACCAGACGATCACCCGCGCCAAGTTCGAGCAGATCACCGAGAGATTGACCGAGCGTTGCCGCGGGCCGGTCCTCAAGGCCCTGTCCGACGCGAAGCTTTCGCCCAAGGACATCCAGGAATGCATTCTCGTCGGCGGCTCGACCCGCATGCCCGCCGTCCAAAAACTGTGCCAGGAAATCTTCGGCAAGGAGCCGAACAAGAGCGTCAACCCCGACGAAGCCGTCGGCATCGGCGCGGCCATCCAGGCCGGCATCATCGGCGGCGACGTGAAGGACATCCTCGTCCTCGACGTGACGCCGCTCTCGCTCGGCGTTGAGACGCTCGGCGGCGTCATGACGACGATGATCCCGCGCAACACGACCATCCCCACGAGCAAGAAGGAGGTCTATTCAACCGCCGCCGACAGCCAGAGCGAGGTGACGATCCACGTCCTGCAGGGCGAGCGGCAGATGGCCGTCGATAATCGCACGCTCGGCCGCTTCAACCTCGCGGGCATCCCTCCGGCCCCGCGCGGCGTGCCGCAGATCGAAGTCACCTTCGACATCGACGCCAACGGCATCCTCCACGTCTCGGCCAAGGACCTCGGTACCGGAAAGGAGCAGAAGATCAAGATCGAAGGCTCCAGCGGTCTGTCCGATGCCGAAGTCGAAAAGATGCGCAAGGAAGCCGAGGCCCACGCCGACGAGGACAAGAAGAAGCGCGAGCTGATCGACGCCAAGAACCAGGCCGACCAGGTCGTCTACCAGACCGAAAAGACGCTCAAGGAACACGGCGACAAGGTCCCGGCCGACGAGCGCGGCAAGGTCGAGCTGGCGGTCAGCAACCTGAAGGACCGCATGAAGTCCGACGACGGCCCGGCAATCAAGAAGGCCATCGAGAACGTGATGACCGCGAGCCAGGCGCTGGGCAAGATCATCTACGAAGAAGCGGCGAAGGCGGGCGGCGGCGCATCCGGCCCCGTCCCCGGCGGCCCCGGCGCCTCACCGGGCGGCCCCGGCCCGTCGCCCTCCGGCAAAAAGGACGACGATGTGATCGATGCGGAGTTTGAGGTGAAGAAGTAG
- the aroB gene encoding 3-dehydroquinate synthase, with amino-acid sequence MADDAITTQTVRVDLPGRSYSVQIGASLLASLGTLLRPRTQAAKATIITDTTVGPLYMEKACEGLRQGSIEPRSITIPAGETSKSLAQLSAVYDQLAAHHHGRDEPVIALGGGVVGDLAGLAAATWVRGVPFVQCPTTLEADIDASIGGKSAINHPAGKNLIGAFHQPLLVCIDIDCLASLPPRDFTAGLAESVKHAVILDAELLDWHCHVAAKILSRDPATLCELIHRNCAIKAAIVVADEREMEGAGLGRAVLNFGHTIGHALEAQSGFDLRHGEAVALGMVAEMELAVRQCGFDDAVRHRVERLLTGLGLRVRLDRSPELTDLFARIGMDKKARGGTVRFVVPRSLGQAQWIEPVENEIRTAVERLTSAP; translated from the coding sequence ATGGCTGACGACGCCATTACAACGCAGACCGTCCGCGTGGACCTGCCCGGTCGCTCCTATTCCGTGCAGATCGGTGCGAGCTTATTGGCCTCGCTGGGCACGCTCTTGCGACCCCGCACTCAGGCCGCGAAAGCCACCATCATCACCGACACGACGGTCGGCCCACTGTACATGGAGAAGGCGTGCGAAGGTCTCCGCCAGGGAAGCATCGAGCCGCGCTCAATCACGATCCCGGCCGGTGAAACGTCAAAGTCACTGGCACAACTTTCCGCCGTTTACGATCAACTTGCGGCGCACCACCACGGCCGCGACGAGCCGGTCATCGCCCTGGGTGGCGGCGTCGTCGGCGACCTGGCGGGACTCGCGGCGGCAACATGGGTGCGCGGCGTGCCTTTTGTGCAATGCCCCACGACCCTCGAAGCCGACATCGACGCCTCCATTGGCGGCAAGTCCGCGATCAACCATCCTGCCGGCAAGAACCTGATCGGCGCATTCCATCAGCCCTTGCTCGTCTGCATCGACATCGACTGCCTCGCCTCGCTGCCGCCGCGCGATTTCACAGCCGGTCTGGCGGAATCCGTTAAGCACGCCGTCATCCTCGACGCGGAGTTACTCGATTGGCACTGCCACGTCGCCGCAAAGATCCTCTCCCGCGACCCGGCAACCCTCTGCGAGCTGATCCACCGCAACTGCGCGATCAAGGCCGCCATCGTCGTTGCCGACGAGCGCGAAATGGAGGGCGCTGGGCTGGGCCGCGCCGTCCTCAATTTCGGCCACACCATCGGCCACGCCCTGGAGGCCCAATCCGGTTTCGACCTCCGCCACGGAGAGGCCGTAGCCCTCGGAATGGTCGCGGAAATGGAACTCGCCGTCCGCCAATGCGGCTTTGATGACGCCGTCCGCCATCGTGTCGAGAGGCTGCTGACTGGACTTGGGTTGCGGGTTCGTCTGGATCGTTCTCCCGAACTGACCGACCTCTTCGCCCGCATCGGCATGGACAAGAAAGCCCGCGGCGGCACGGTCCGCTTCGTCGTCCCGCGTTCGCTCGGTCAGGCGCAATGGATTGAACCGGTCGAAAACGAAATCCGCACCGCCGTCGAACGCCTCACTTCCGCCCCATAA
- a CDS encoding saccharopine dehydrogenase C-terminal domain-containing protein has product MAGGTGATLMPKKAVVLGCGLVGATMARDLAGDGEFDVTAIDVSQANLERLKGFPRLRTECRDLGGPAQIKQAVANADIVVGAMPSTLGFMTLRAVIESGKPFADISFMVEDQTELDGLAKKHGVSAVVDCGVAPGLANVIIGHCAAQLDATDRVVFYVGGLPKRPRWMYQYKAPFAPADVLEEYTRPARMVEGGQIVTKPALSEPELIDFPPVGPLEAFNTDGLRSLLKTIKAPNMVEKTLRYPGHIQLMRILRETGFFSKDEIEVRGVKVRPLDVTSKLLFPLWTYEPGEEEFTVLRVIVEGRKDGRRLRHTYDLYDEYDRAAGQSSMARTTGFPCVIVARLLAERRFHEPGVHPPEYLGRQTGLLEHLLKQLSSRGVNVTYRTVEPAN; this is encoded by the coding sequence GTGGCTGGCGGAACCGGAGCAACGTTGATGCCGAAAAAGGCCGTGGTATTGGGATGCGGGCTGGTCGGGGCGACGATGGCGCGCGACCTGGCGGGAGACGGCGAGTTCGACGTTACGGCGATTGACGTCAGCCAGGCCAACCTTGAACGGCTGAAGGGATTCCCGCGCCTGCGGACCGAGTGCCGCGACCTCGGCGGACCCGCGCAGATCAAACAGGCCGTCGCAAACGCCGACATCGTCGTCGGGGCCATGCCCAGCACGCTCGGCTTCATGACGCTCCGCGCGGTGATCGAATCCGGCAAACCCTTCGCCGACATCTCGTTCATGGTTGAGGACCAGACCGAGCTGGATGGTCTGGCGAAGAAGCACGGCGTCTCGGCCGTGGTCGATTGCGGCGTAGCGCCCGGTCTGGCGAATGTGATCATCGGGCACTGTGCGGCGCAGTTGGACGCGACCGACCGCGTGGTCTTCTATGTCGGCGGACTGCCCAAGCGCCCCAGGTGGATGTACCAGTACAAGGCGCCCTTCGCTCCGGCAGACGTGTTGGAGGAGTACACGCGGCCCGCGCGGATGGTCGAAGGCGGACAGATCGTCACCAAACCGGCATTGTCGGAACCGGAACTGATTGACTTCCCTCCTGTCGGCCCATTGGAGGCCTTCAATACGGACGGCCTGCGAAGTCTTTTGAAGACGATTAAAGCGCCCAACATGGTGGAAAAGACCCTGCGCTACCCCGGCCACATTCAGTTGATGCGCATCCTCCGCGAGACGGGGTTCTTCAGCAAAGATGAGATTGAGGTTCGCGGCGTAAAGGTCCGACCGCTCGATGTTACCTCCAAGCTCCTGTTCCCCTTGTGGACCTACGAGCCGGGTGAGGAGGAATTCACGGTCCTGCGCGTTATCGTCGAGGGTCGTAAAGACGGGCGGCGGCTCCGACACACGTACGACCTTTATGATGAATACGATCGGGCGGCGGGCCAATCCTCGATGGCCCGGACGACCGGCTTCCCCTGCGTCATCGTGGCCCGGCTCTTGGCCGAGAGGCGATTTCACGAGCCGGGAGTGCATCCGCCGGAGTACCTGGGCCGCCAGACGGGGTTGCTGGAGCACCTGCTCAAGCAGCTTTCAAGCCGCGGCGTCAACGTGACTTATCGCACAGTGGAGCCGGCGAATTAA
- a CDS encoding type II toxin-antitoxin system VapC family toxin: protein MKRSVYIETTIPSFFYEVRTEPEMIARRESTRRWWAQERARYDLYASVFTMAELEDGDYPGKSDALELVHDLPILGVTPEIESIASVYVRRHLMPQSDFGDAYHLAAASFYGMDFLLTWNCRHLANANKVDHLRAVNAELGLAIPIVTTPDQLFSEDES, encoded by the coding sequence ATGAAGCGAAGCGTTTACATCGAAACCACGATCCCGAGCTTCTTTTACGAAGTGCGGACCGAGCCTGAGATGATCGCGCGCCGCGAAAGCACGCGACGATGGTGGGCTCAAGAAAGAGCGCGATACGATCTTTACGCATCCGTTTTCACCATGGCCGAACTGGAGGACGGCGACTATCCGGGCAAATCGGATGCGCTTGAACTCGTCCACGACCTGCCGATCCTCGGCGTCACACCGGAGATCGAGTCCATTGCGAGCGTTTATGTTCGCCGACACCTCATGCCGCAAAGTGACTTTGGTGATGCCTATCATCTTGCGGCGGCTTCGTTTTATGGAATGGATTTCTTGTTGACCTGGAATTGTCGCCATTTGGCGAATGCCAACAAGGTAGATCACCTCCGCGCGGTGAACGCGGAACTTGGCCTGGCGATTCCTATCGTTACAACTCCGGACCAGCTTTTCTCGGAGGATGAATCATGA